Proteins encoded within one genomic window of Haloferax volcanii DS2:
- a CDS encoding amphi-Trp domain-containing protein, which yields MPEEVLFKSESGQSREEIAALLRRVADNLENGDAITLKAGSESVTLEPPARPTFEVKAEREGPANGPGELSIEFELEWDEDGSDGGGGNGPLEIE from the coding sequence ATGCCCGAAGAAGTCTTGTTCAAATCCGAGAGCGGCCAGTCCCGAGAAGAAATTGCTGCACTGCTGCGGAGAGTCGCGGACAATCTCGAAAACGGAGACGCGATTACGCTGAAAGCGGGGAGCGAATCCGTGACGCTAGAGCCGCCCGCTCGTCCGACGTTCGAGGTCAAAGCCGAACGCGAGGGCCCGGCGAACGGGCCCGGTGAATTGAGTATCGAATTCGAACTCGAATGGGATGAAGACGGTAGTGACGGTGGCGGTGGGAACGGTCCGTTAGAGATCGAGTGA
- a CDS encoding hemolysin family protein, producing the protein MVDLISVGGLLLAFFLVVMNGVFVAAEFAFVKLRPTRVNTLVDRGKPGAGLVQDAIENLDGYLAVSQLGITLSSLGLGWIGEPAVAALIEPILGELLPAGAIHLVAFALGFGFITFLHVVFGELAPKTFAIQEAERVAFLVAPLMKFFYYVFIPGIIVFNGTANYFTSLFGVSPAAEGEETHSEEEILMILTRSEETGEIDLDEVEMIESVFELGDTIAREIMVPRPDVETVSASMTLPELRSVAASGTYTRYIVLDEDGEQPIGFVHAKDILKASETETDHGDPITAHDIARDVLVVPETRRIDAILAEFQTHGGGQIAVVIDEWGVFEGIVTIEDILEEIVGDIRGEFDTAPQGPTIEERDDGTYVVDGGVPVREVNERLGVEFEADEVETIGGFVFSRLGREPEIADEIEQNGYVLRVDSIDNARIERLVIQPPERSQKQTTEED; encoded by the coding sequence ATGGTAGACTTGATTTCCGTCGGCGGGTTGCTTCTCGCGTTCTTTCTCGTCGTCATGAACGGCGTGTTCGTGGCCGCTGAGTTCGCATTCGTGAAACTCCGGCCGACTCGAGTGAACACACTCGTCGACCGCGGGAAGCCCGGTGCGGGGCTGGTGCAGGATGCCATCGAGAATCTGGATGGCTATCTCGCAGTCAGTCAGCTCGGGATTACGCTCTCCTCACTGGGTCTCGGGTGGATCGGCGAACCGGCTGTGGCAGCACTTATCGAACCAATTCTCGGTGAACTCCTACCCGCAGGAGCGATTCATCTCGTCGCCTTCGCGCTGGGATTCGGCTTCATCACGTTCCTCCACGTCGTGTTCGGCGAGCTCGCGCCCAAGACGTTCGCCATTCAGGAGGCTGAACGGGTTGCGTTCCTCGTCGCCCCCCTCATGAAGTTCTTCTATTACGTGTTCATCCCGGGTATCATCGTCTTCAACGGCACTGCAAACTACTTCACCAGCCTGTTTGGCGTCTCGCCAGCGGCAGAAGGTGAAGAGACTCACTCCGAAGAAGAAATTCTGATGATTCTCACTCGCTCCGAAGAGACTGGAGAAATCGACCTTGACGAGGTCGAGATGATTGAGAGTGTCTTCGAACTCGGCGACACGATCGCCCGCGAAATCATGGTTCCACGTCCCGACGTGGAAACCGTCTCTGCGTCGATGACGCTCCCGGAACTCCGGTCTGTTGCCGCCAGCGGAACATACACGCGGTATATCGTGCTTGACGAGGACGGGGAGCAGCCGATCGGATTCGTCCACGCGAAGGACATCCTGAAGGCGAGTGAAACCGAAACCGATCACGGCGACCCAATCACTGCACATGACATCGCACGCGACGTCCTCGTCGTGCCGGAAACGCGTCGGATCGACGCGATTCTCGCCGAGTTTCAGACGCACGGTGGGGGGCAGATCGCCGTCGTTATCGACGAATGGGGCGTCTTTGAGGGGATTGTCACGATCGAAGACATTCTCGAAGAGATCGTCGGCGATATTCGAGGCGAATTCGACACAGCACCGCAGGGCCCTACTATCGAGGAACGAGACGACGGTACGTACGTCGTTGACGGCGGCGTGCCAGTCCGGGAAGTGAACGAACGGCTCGGCGTCGAGTTCGAGGCCGATGAGGTCGAGACGATCGGTGGGTTCGTCTTTAGCCGACTCGGGCGAGAACCCGAGATAGCTGATGAGATCGAGCAAAATGGGTATGTCCTTCGCGTCGACTCCATCGACAACGCGAGAATCGAACGGCTCGTGATCCAACCTCCAGAACGATCTCAGAAACAGACCACTGAAGAGGACTAG